The genomic interval CTGCGCGACGAGCAACGTCGCCGGACCGATCTAATCCGGCAACTGATTTCGCTTCGTTCGAATCCTCACCCTCCGTGGGTGAGGATTTTTTTGTAGTCGCGAGTTCACCCGCGCCTGCTATTCGATCGCGCGCTCGACGACGTTGGATCGCCGTGCTTGCTGCACGCTCTGGATCAGGATGTCGATCGGCGGCGCGTTGCCGGGGATCGTGCGCATCAGCGTCGCGACGCCGTGCTGGTCTGCCGCAGCCGAGCCGATGAGCGTCGGCTGGTTGAGATTGAGCGTCACGTTGAGTTGCGGCACGAATGTCGAGCCGTAGCCGTTGAAGGTGTACACAAAGTACGTCGGCGCGCCCGGCGCGCCGCGATGGGACCGCAGCGCCGCCTGACCGCCGCGCACGAGACCAGTCGCCTCGAGCAGCATTCGCGTCTCGACACCGGCCTGCGCGAGGTGGATCGCGCCGGCGAAGATTTCTTCGGCCGTGGGCAGGATCTGGTTGGCCGGCAACAGGAATCCAAATTGCCCGGTATCGCGCAGTTCGAACGTGAACCCCCACGCAGCCCGCTCGGCGTAGGTGTAATCCTGCATGACGCCGCTGGACGGATAGAGACGCGTGTACCACGGCCCGGGCGAATACGGCATGTTGTGCACGGCCCGAATTGCGTTGGCGATCTCCTGGGCCAGCGGCGTGTACGCGCCGCCGTCGATGCTCGGGCTGGGCGTCCACGCCCAGGGGTAGAGGACGTACTGCGAGTAACTGTGGATGTCCACATGGCGCACGATCCATGGCTGGTCAAGCAGCAGATCGCGCAGGGCCGCGGTCTCGGGCTCGCTGAACGGCGCGGTGCCACGATAGAGGTCACTGCCCGGATCGCCAGATGACCCGACGCCGCCCCACTTGTACGACCAGTTGCGGTTCAGGTCGATGCCGAAGGTGCCGTTGCCGTTGTTGCGGCGGTTCTTGCGCCAAAGGCGGTTGCTCGTCCACGTGTAGACGTAGCCATCGACGTTGACGATCGGGATGATGTAGAAAACGTGCGAATCGACGAGCGCGGTGAGCGCGGGATCGACGCCGTATTGCCGGATGAGTTGATCGGCGATGTAGGTCGTGGTCATGCCGGCGACCCACTCGCGCGCGTGCTGCACGCCATTGAAGAGCACGCCGGGCACGCCCGGACCGGGCGCGGCGCCGGTGATCGCAATGCCTTTGATCGCGCGGCCCTCGACGCTCGTGCCGACCGTGAAGACGCTCGCGATGCCCGGCTGCAGCGCGGCCAGTTCATCGAGGTACGTGTTGATCTGGTCGTAGGTCTTGTAGTCCTCAAACCACAGGCCGGCGTTCGCCTGGCCGCGGCCGGCGGTGCGCGACTCGCGGTCGATGAGTTGCTGCACGTCGGCGATAAGCACCTCGTACGCTACGCCGGATGCGTCGAGCGCGGCGCGATTTTCGGGTGCGATGCGCACGTCGATCGGCCCGATGCCCACGCCGTGCGACCAGACGTCGGGCGTGAGGCGCAGCAGCGCTTCGAGTTCGACCTCGTTGCGCGGCACGGCGCGGACGATGGCGTGGCCGTCAAACCGCGCCCGCTGATCGACAGCCGCCGGAGCATCGGGCGGACTGGACTGCGACGAGGCGGCGGCCGTGATGCTGGCCAGAAGTGCGGCGGCGGCGATGAGGCGGTGCATGGCGTTCTCTCCCTCGGTGCGCGGTGGGCGCGATTCCAAGGGTAGTGTACCACAAAACGAGCCGGGCGAGGCGGCTAATCGCGCGCCTGGCCGGCTCGGCTATTATCCCGCACCATGAGCCAGTCTGCCGCAGCCGGCCGCGTTGAGGACCTGTTCATTACCGATCGCGAATCCGCGCCGATGCAATCCATCGCGCAGGTGAGGGCTATTGCGGGGCAGGGGCTCGAAGGGGATCGCTACGGCTCGAAGCGCGGCAAGTTCTCCGGCGGCGAGAACGAGCCGGTCGAGCCCGAGCAGCAGATCACGCTCATCGAGGCCGAGGCCATCGAAGGCGCGCGGCACGAGTACGAGATCGAACTGGCGCCGATCCAGGCCCGCCGAAACGTGCTCACGCGCGGCGTGGCGCTCAACCATCTCGTCGGCCGCGAGTTCAAAGTGGGCAACGAGGTTGTGCTGCGCGGCATCAGACTCTGCGAGCCGTGCGGCCACCTCGAAAAACTTACGCGCGAAGGCGTCCGCAAGTCGCTCATCCATCGCGGCGGCCTGCGGGCCGAGATCGTGCGAGGCGGGATGATCCACCGCGGTGACCCGATCGCCGGTGCCTGACACTTTCAAATTCGCATATTGCCAGCGCGATTCCGCGGGAACGGGGTGAAATTCCCGGGCGATCCGCCCCACTTGTGGTTCGTTTGGGAACATCAGCGCCGCGGATCGCGAACGAGACATTACAATGCCAGTGTCTCTGAGAGGAGGAATCATGCGCACTACACGTGAAGCGCGCCGCATCGCGGCGGCGCGATCGATCAGGTTGGTCAGCCTCGGTTCGGCTGCGATTGTGGAAGGAACACTCGGCCCCGCCGTCGCGCTGGCGCAGGCGCCGGAGTTCTATCCCACGGCGCCGGGTTCGCGCGACGTCGCTGCCGGCGATTTCAACCGCGACGGCTTTTCAGACCTCGCCGTCGGCTCATCAACGGGCGCCATCACCATCCTGACCAACGACGGGCTCGGCGCATTTCCCGATGCGCGCACTCTCAACACCGGCGGCGGAGACTACATGGAGGTTGCTGATCTTGATGGCGATCGCGATGCCGACATCGTCTCGGCTCTCGGCACCGCCGTGCGCGTCATGCTCAACGACGGCGCCGGCCAGTTTGGCGGCTCGCTCGAATACTCCGCTTCGGCGAACATCCACGGCGTGGCGATGGGCGATGTGAACAACGATGGGGTGCCGGACATCGTACTGAGCCAGTTCGCGGGCGAAACCTGGAAGTACGAAGTGATGCTCAACGACGGCCGCGGCGCGTTCTACTCCGTGGCCACCGGCGATTACGTCACGCTCGATCCCCAGCCTGCCGAATGGAGCGCCGTCACCGGCGACTTTGATGGCGATGGCGACGTCGATGCAGCAATGATGCAGCAGGGCTACGGCACGGGCGGCAACTACCACGCCGTGCACGTCCACCTGCTCATCAACGGCGGCGATGGCAGACAGTGGACGCGAGACACGCAGGTCTTCAATCAGGGCGACTTCGTCGATCCGCCGCAGCATCTCGTCGCGGGCGACTTCGACGGCGACGGTGATCTTGATCTCATGTACAACGACGGAGGCGGGTACGGCGGCTACAACGTGCTGCTGCGCCACCTCGCCAACGACGGCCACGGGGAGTTCTCCACGAGCTTTCTGTGGTCTCCCACGCTCGACAACTACACCAGGGGAGTCGCGCTGAGTGATTACGACGGCGACGGCGGCATTGACAGCGTCGCCGTCGTGAACATCGGCCAGGCGCAGCGGCAGTGCGCCGTCTACCTGCTGCGCAGGCCGGGCCAGTACGTGATCTTCCGCGACACCGAGCATGGCAAGGCGAATGCGCTGATCCTGCCGGAACTCAACGGTGACGGCTTGCGCGATGTGGTCACGGGCGTCTCATATCCTGCAGCGGGCATTCTCGTTTCGCTCAATGCGTACGTGCCGCCGCGGCCGGTGCTGATGCAGAGCCCGCTGCAGCGCGGCCAGGCGACGACGTTCACCGTCACCGGCGCACAGCCCGGCGAGCGCGTGCACTTGCTCTACAGCCTTGCGGGGACCGACATGTCCCTGGGCCTGAGCGTGCTCGGCGGCGTCTCGATCGATCTCACCCGGCCATTCTTCGCGTTCGCGTCGGCGACCGCCGATGGATCGGGCGAGGCGGAAGTCGTGCGGGTCATTCCGCCGCAGGCGCCGGCGGGCGCGATCCTGGCCACGCAGGCGGTCATCCGCCGCGGCCCGGGCGGCGCGGATTCCGTGAAGACCAACTTCATCACCGCGCCGATGGAGCCGTAGACGATTGCCCCGGTCGCATCGCGCAGTCCGATCCTAACATCCGGTCCAACCGGCAAGCCGGAGTGTCGCGCGGTGGGTCGGCGGGGAGACTCTCATGCGCATCATGATCATCGGCGCTTCGAACGAGCGGCACAAGTTCGGCAACAAGGCAGTGCGGGCGCATCTGCGGCAGAAGCACACCGTGCTGCCGGTCAATCCGAATGAGGAACAGGTGGAGGGTCAGCGCGCCTGGCCGACGGTGAAAGACGTACCCGGGCCGATCGATCGCGCTCTCTTCTATGTGCCTGCTCGCATCGGCCTGCAGGTGATCGACGCGCTGGCAGAGCGCGGCGACGTGAGCGAAGTCTGGCTCAATCCCGGCGCCGAATCAGAGGAACTCATCGCGCGGGCCAGGGAACTGGGCTTCGATCCCATCATGGCGTGCGCGATCATCGACATCGGCGAGCGGCCGTGAGTCTGCGAAGACGGCGGAGCCCTGATATCCTGATCCATGATCAGCAGACTCGGCTCCATCATTGCGGGCGTCTTTCGCCGAACATGTCCTGATCCTTTTGTCATCGCGATCCTTCTCACGCTGCTCACCGCCGGCCTGTGCTGGGGCCTGACCGACGCCGGGCCGACGGAGGTCATCGACGCGTTCATCGGCGGCAAGGGGATGTGGAACCTGCTGCTGTTCTCGATGCAGATGTGCCTCGTGCTAGTGACGGGGCACGCGCTGGCCTCCTCGCCGCCCGTGGCGTGGATGGTGCAGGCGCTGGCGCGCCAGCCGGGCAGCGCAGCACAAGCCACGGCGCTGGTAGCGCTGATCGCCGGCGCGTGCGCCGTGGTCAACTGGGGGCTCGGGCTCATCGTCGGCGCGCTCATGGCGCGCGAAGTCGGCCGGGCCATGGCGGGCAAAGGGATTCGCGTGCACTACCCGCTGCTCGCGGCGGCAGGTTATGTCGGGCTGATGGTCTGGCACGGCGGCCTCTCGGGCAGCGCGCCGCTCAAAGTGACCGCCATGAGCGATCTGCTCAACATCCTCGGCCCCGAACTCGCGGCGCAGATCCAGCCCATGCCCCTGCAGCAGACCATCGGCTCAACTATGAACATCGTCATCACTGGCGGCCTGGTGCTCGGCGCGCCGGCGCTGTTCATGCTGCTGCATCCCAGGAACGAAGCGGAGATCGAGACGTTCACCGACTTCCGCGTGCCGACGTACATCGGCGAGCCCGCGCTGGGATCGGACGATAAGGACGCCCAACTGCACATGGATGAGCCGCCCGCGAGTGTGCCCGAGTGGCTCGAGCGCAAGCCGTGGCTCGCGGGGCTGTTCGCGCTGTTTCTCGTGGCAGCGCTCGTGCAGGCGGTGCGGATGCTGCCGGGCATCGGCTCGGTCGATCTGAATCACATCAACCTGATCATGCTCATCCTCGGACTGGCGATGCACGGCTCGCCGGCTCGCTACGTGCGAGCGGTGGATGAGGCAGCGCGCGGCTGCGGCGGGATCATCCTGCAGTTCCCACTCTACGCGGGAATCATGGGCATGATGAGCGACACCGGCCTGAGCGCGCTGATCGCCACGAAGATGGCCTCGTTTGCCGATGCGCAGTCGCTGCCGCTCGTGACGTTCTTCAGCGCCAGCGTGGTCAACCTGTTTGTGCCCAGTGGCGGCGGGCAATGGGCCGTGCAGGGGCCGATCGTCGTCAAGACGGCTCTCGACGCGGGCGTCGACCCGGGCAAGATGGTCATGGCCCTGGCGTACGGCGACCAACTCACCAACATGCTCCAGCCGTTCTGGGCCCTGCCGCTGCTGGCCATCACCGGCGTACGGGCTCGGGACATCGTCGGCTACACCGCCATCGTAATGACCGCCGCGGCGGTGTGGATCGGGGTGTGGCTGCTTGTTCTTTGACGAGCCGCGCCCGCAAGAAATCTCGGATTTCTTCTCCACATTGCCACACTTGCCCTTGCACTCTTTCGAGAAGCGGGTACCTTGAAGCGGTCGGCGACCAGTACACTTCTCCGCCCTGGGATGTTCCGATCTACCGCATCGCAACCGAGGTCGGGACGAAGGCGGACTTCGTCGGGGCCGAATGGTGGGTAGAAGGGACTCCGGATTCGAACTTCACACTCCACAAGCAGTTCTTCTTCGGTAGCATCAATCCCGAGGAAACCTGGGAAGAGTTCATTGATCGCCGGGAAACGGATTCGCAGTTCTTTGGCGATGTGCGAGATCCCGGCTTTCTTCTCGATGATGTATTCGGCTGGTTCGCCCAAAACGGCTTCGCCGCCGCGTACTAGTCGGCGCTCCAGTACGACCCGGGATCAGAAAGCGTACCGAGCGAGTTCCTTGTCGAGGCCCTGCGCGGAACCAGAGTACGAGACGGATCGTTCTTCACACAGGGGAATGACACGGATCGCTTCAGTCCGATCGTGGATCTCTTCGAGACGGCAGGAGCTACGTACGAGATTAGTTCCTTCAGTCCGCATTCCGCCGCCTGCAGCACGAGTGTGACTTGCCCGGGGTGTGGGCAGTGACTGGCCCTTCGCGTGGAATCAGCGAGAGCCGATCCTACGTCTTCACGAGTGCCTCAGAGACGGCGAGGTGTCGATGTTCTCAAATAGGTTCATACCCACAGTAGTGGCCATCGGGATCACAATGAACTGTCCGGCTCACGCGCAGGAGTACCGGTACGCCCTCTTTCAACTCCCGTCGCAAAACGAGTCGCTCGGTGTTGATGCTTCAGGTGGACTGAATGCGGCTGGTGACGTGGTGGGAAGCGCACCCAACGAGAGCTTCTGGAATCCACGAGCGGTCTTGTGGCCGCTCGATGGGGGCGTTATCGATTTGGGAACACTCGGCGGCGACCTGGCCGGGGCGACCGCCATCAACGATCGTGGTGAAATTGTCGGCTCCTCGGGTTTCAAGCCTGGCGGAAGCTACTTCAAACGACGTGCTTTCGTATGGCGCGACGGCGAAATGACTGATCGCGGTACGCTCGGAGGCGAAACCAGCGTGGCGTATCAGATCAACAATTCCGGTGTTATCGTCGGCGAATCCGAGTTTGAGTTTGGCAACTCCGCAAGCGTTGGGTTTGTTTGGAGTGCCGGTCAGATGAGAGAGTTGGACGATCCTTGGCCAGATCGCAACGCCACGGATGTATGGGGCATTAATGACGACGGCAAGATAGTCGGCAAGGGGCTGAATGCACAGGGATTCCAGAGAGCCATGATTTGGGTTAACGAAGTGCCCAGTGATCTGGGGTCGCTTGCGGGAGGGGAGAGCGTGGCTTACGCCATAAACGAATTGGGCGATGTGGTCGGTCGCTCGGCGACTGCGAATGGCAGAGATCATGCGGTAATCTGGATCGACCAACAGATCATTGATATCCATGACGAGCAGTACGGCCCGTACAGCTGGGGGGATGACATCAATAACCAAAGGCAAGTCATCGGTTCGATTGGGAACCATATCGCGAGCCGTCGCATGTTCATCTGGGAGCCGGGACAACCAATGCGCCTGCTCAAGCACCTGATCCCTCCCCGAACGCGCTTGAATTGGCGTCTCGATCGGGGCAGGATCAATGATGTAGGCCAGATCTGCTCCACTGCAGAACCGGACGGCAATCCGGGCGCGACTTTCGCGCTGCTTCTGACCCGCGTCGATCCATCGATGAGTCTCGCCGCTCCCTTGCCCGGGACCGCAGGTACAGCCAACACCACCACCGTCAGTAACGCGAGGCCCGGCGCCCGCGTCATCTTCCTCTACTCCCGTCACGGCGGCGGGACGCGCATTCCCGGCTGCGACCTCCAGCAGAACGCCCTGCAACTCGATCAGCCGACCATCATCGGTAGCGCCATTGCGGACCAGAATGGCGTCGCGTCCATCACCCGCACCGTCCCCCTCATCGCCCGCGGCCAGACCATCCTCTTCCAGGCCGCGGTCCAGAACGAGTGCGCCATCAGCCAGTTGGTGGTGTGGCGGTTTGAGTAGACCATTCGACTCGGGGCCCCGCTCATGGTCGCGATGGGCGCTGCACCGGGAACCAGTTGGTCGGGGCCGAAGCATCGGTGGAAGTAGTCGCCGGCCGGATCCCGTCGTTCGATGCAGCTAGTTCACAACCGCAGATGCATGTGATGCTCGGCCGCGCTCTCGCTGCCGATGCGGATCGCATCTGGCTCGGTGCCCCACGTGACAAAGCCCAGCGACTCATACAGCGCGCGGGCCGCGGGCGTGCGCTCCGACACGCTCAGCCAGATGCACTCGACGCCCGGCCACGTACGCGCCGTGTTGATCGCAAGATTCATCACGGCCCGGCCGAGACCACGGCCGCGCGCTGCCGGCGAAACGTACACGCCCCAGATCAGCGCGCGGTGTCGCGTCTTACGTGGCTCCAGCCGCACGACCCCCGCCGACGCAAGCAGGCACGGCGCCGGTCGGTCGTCAAACGCGCCGGCGATGTCGTTCTCGTTCTCGGCCAGCTTCGCAGCAATGGCGCTCTCCACCACGGCAAAGTCATCATCGATGCAGCGCAGAAACGCCCACGACGACTCAACGAGCATCTCCCGCCGCAGCGCCGCATACGCGGGCGCATCATCGGGCGTGAGCAGGCGGATCACAGGCATGGGCGATGGTACGCCGGCTGCAACACCGCCTGGCGACGCGACGCGGATCAGACCTCAATGATCCACGAGGCGCGCTTGCCTCGGCGGTAATCGCGCGGCACATCGGTGCGGATAGGGATCTCGCTCCAGCGCGAAGCGCCGATGTGGCGCAGTATGAGATCGATGGCGCCGCGGCTTGGATAGGCGACCAGACCAGCGCTGCTGGCGCTGCGCACGTCGTGGGCTTCTTCCCAGTCCAGCAAGATGCTGGCGTCCCCGGCCGGGCTCACCGCGGTGTCGAGAACGATGCGCTCTCTGGCCATGTCGCGCGTCAACCTGAGCGCCGAGACCGGTTCGGGAAGGTGGTAGAGAATGCCGAGGTTGAGCACCACGTCGAATGTGCCGCCCAGCGCCTGGGGCGACATGCTCCAGAAGTCCAGAACTTTGAACTCGACGTTTGTTGCGCCGACGATGGAATTGACGAGATCGGCCTGCTCGATCAACTCCGGCCGGCTGTCAAAGCCGACGACATCCGCCCCCAGCAGCGCGCACTGAATGGACCAGAACCCCGAGTTGCACGCGATATCCAGCACGCGCTTGCCGGCCAGCGACCCGCCGCACGCCTCGACCAGCGGCGGCATGAAGTGGGCGAAGCGCTTCAGCGGGCGCGTCGGGTCGTTGGAGTGGGGCCCTGGATGATGATGCGCCGCGGCGAAGGACAGCCCTCCCTCAAATTCATGCGCGTAGTGCCAGAGATCGAACCGGGCAAAGGCAGCGCGGATGGCCTCGTCGCTCGGGCCGCCGGGTTTTCGGGGCAGCGGCCAGAACGGCTTGATCGACGGCAGGTGATCTCCATCTGACCGGGGTGCTCGTGCAGGCGCCTCCGCCCGCCGAATCTCATAGCCGAAGTAGCGGAAGGCTCTTTGCAGACGCGGACTCAGAGCATGCGTGGTCATGGTGGGTCTCCACAGACCGCAGACGGCCGGTCGCGGGGAAGGACCGCGCCGGCGCTTGGTGGCCGGTGCGCATGACTCATGCTACTCCGCATCGAGAGGAGCTCGCATGAGGAAAACCGCCTGCATTAACGAATGGCGAACGGAGACCGCTCTATGCCGCGTCCGTGTCGGTGAGCTGCGTGCGGCAGAGTTGCTGGTAGAGCGCGCAGCGGTCGAGCAGGTCCTTGTGGCGGCCGATGTCCACGATGCGGCCGCGATTCATCACCACGATCCGGTCGGCGTTGATGACCGTGCTCAGTCGGTGCGCGATAACCAGGCTCGTGCGGTCCTTGCAGAACTTGTCGAGCACGGCATTGATCTGCGCTTCGCTGTCGGCGTCGATCATGCTCGTCGCTTCGTCGAGGATGAGAATGCGCGGATTGCGGAGAATCGCGCGCGCGATGGCGATGCGCTGGCGCTGGCCGCCCGAGAGGGTAACACCCTGCTCGCCGACGATGGTGTCGTAGCCTTGCGGCTTGGCGCGGATGAACTCGTCCGCCAGCGCGGCATGAGCTGCGCCGACGATGCGCTGCTTGTCGATCACGCCGCTGCCGTAGCCGATGTTGTTGGTGATCGTGTCGTTGAAGATGACGGTTTCCTGCGTCACCACGCCGATCTGCTGGCGCAGACTCTTGAGCGACACCTCGTGCGCGTTCACGCCGTCGATGAGCACCTCGCCCGAGTCGGGATCGAAGAGGCGCGGGATGAGGCTGAGCAGCGTGGTCTTGCCGCAGCCGTTGGGCCCGACGAACGCCACGACCTCGCCATAGTGGATCTTCAGATCGATGCCATTGAGCGCCGGCGTCTGGGCGTTGGGGTAGGTGAAAACCACGTCGCGGAACTCGATGCTGGCCGAGTGGGGATCGAGGCGGCGGCGCGTGTCGCCGCGCGACTTCTCGACCTTGGTGCGCAGCAGTTGCACGAGGCGGTCGGCGGCGGCGGCGGCTTCGTAGATGTCGTTGGTCAGGGCCGTCAGCGGCCGCACCGACGCCCCCGCCGCCCCCAGCGCCATCAGCGCGCCCAGCGCCTGCGTGCGGTCGGCCGCGCCGTTGAGGATGTACCACGCGCTGATCCCGCCGAGCACGATGATGCCGATCATCGTAATCGCCTCGACCACCGGCGAGTTGAGCGCCTTGGCACCGCGGATGGACAGTTCAGCCGCAAGCAGGCGCTTGTTCGCCTGGTTGAAGCGGCCGACCTCCTGGCGCTCGGCGGTGTGCACCTTCACCACGCGGATGCCCTGGACCGACTGGGTGATGGTGGCGAGCATGAGCCCCGCCTGGCGCAGCGCCTTCTTCGACGCGGTCTTGATGCGCTTGCTGAAGTAGCGCACCACGCCCGCGAGCACCGGCGTGCCGATCAGCGCGATCAGGCTCATCTTCCAGTCGAGCACGAACGCCACGATCAGCGCCGCCACTCCCTTGAACAGTTCCGCCACCGCCTTGCTCGTGATGGCGGTAAAGCCGCGGCTCATCTGGTTCGAATCGCGCACGATGCGGCTGATCGAATCCATCGTGCCGTCGGCGACGATCGAGCGCAGCGGAAAGTGAATGACGCGATAGAACGCCGCCTTGCGGATGTTCGCCACCGTGCGGATGCACGCCGTCATTGCCAGGAGCGTGTGGAAGTACTTGGCGAAGGCCCCCACGATGGTCAGCGCGAACACGATGCACAGAACGACCAGTACGCCCTGGAACGGATCGGGCGGCAGCAGGTCGATCCACTGCTGCGGGATGATGTTGTTCCACTTCTCGTTGTACTCGGTGACGAGATCGGGCAGGTTGCGTGTCGTCGCGCCGAGCATCGCCTTGAGGACGATGGGGATGGTGGCGATGCCGGCGCCGAAGCAGGCCGCGGAGATCGTCGCCGCCATCAGGGCCAGGGCCACGGTCGTGCGGTATCGGAGGATGTGCCTGGCGAAGCGCCAAAAGTTCTTCATGGAAGAGTTATTATCGCCGTTCCGCCGCCGCGGAATAGCCCGCCCTGGAGATCGCGTTCGAATCTCACCCGACCCGGCGTTTACTCATCATCGGGCACTGGGCGGATGTACGCCAG from Phycisphaerales bacterium carries:
- a CDS encoding VCBS repeat-containing protein, whose product is MRTTREARRIAAARSIRLVSLGSAAIVEGTLGPAVALAQAPEFYPTAPGSRDVAAGDFNRDGFSDLAVGSSTGAITILTNDGLGAFPDARTLNTGGGDYMEVADLDGDRDADIVSALGTAVRVMLNDGAGQFGGSLEYSASANIHGVAMGDVNNDGVPDIVLSQFAGETWKYEVMLNDGRGAFYSVATGDYVTLDPQPAEWSAVTGDFDGDGDVDAAMMQQGYGTGGNYHAVHVHLLINGGDGRQWTRDTQVFNQGDFVDPPQHLVAGDFDGDGDLDLMYNDGGGYGGYNVLLRHLANDGHGEFSTSFLWSPTLDNYTRGVALSDYDGDGGIDSVAVVNIGQAQRQCAVYLLRRPGQYVIFRDTEHGKANALILPELNGDGLRDVVTGVSYPAAGILVSLNAYVPPRPVLMQSPLQRGQATTFTVTGAQPGERVHLLYSLAGTDMSLGLSVLGGVSIDLTRPFFAFASATADGSGEAEVVRVIPPQAPAGAILATQAVIRRGPGGADSVKTNFITAPMEP
- a CDS encoding CoA-binding protein encodes the protein MRIMIIGASNERHKFGNKAVRAHLRQKHTVLPVNPNEEQVEGQRAWPTVKDVPGPIDRALFYVPARIGLQVIDALAERGDVSEVWLNPGAESEELIARARELGFDPIMACAIIDIGERP
- a CDS encoding short-chain fatty acid transporter, producing MISRLGSIIAGVFRRTCPDPFVIAILLTLLTAGLCWGLTDAGPTEVIDAFIGGKGMWNLLLFSMQMCLVLVTGHALASSPPVAWMVQALARQPGSAAQATALVALIAGACAVVNWGLGLIVGALMAREVGRAMAGKGIRVHYPLLAAAGYVGLMVWHGGLSGSAPLKVTAMSDLLNILGPELAAQIQPMPLQQTIGSTMNIVITGGLVLGAPALFMLLHPRNEAEIETFTDFRVPTYIGEPALGSDDKDAQLHMDEPPASVPEWLERKPWLAGLFALFLVAALVQAVRMLPGIGSVDLNHINLIMLILGLAMHGSPARYVRAVDEAARGCGGIILQFPLYAGIMGMMSDTGLSALIATKMASFADAQSLPLVTFFSASVVNLFVPSGGGQWAVQGPIVVKTALDAGVDPGKMVMALAYGDQLTNMLQPFWALPLLAITGVRARDIVGYTAIVMTAAAVWIGVWLLVL
- a CDS encoding N-acetyltransferase — translated: MPVIRLLTPDDAPAYAALRREMLVESSWAFLRCIDDDFAVVESAIAAKLAENENDIAGAFDDRPAPCLLASAGVVRLEPRKTRHRALIWGVYVSPAARGRGLGRAVMNLAINTARTWPGVECIWLSVSERTPAARALYESLGFVTWGTEPDAIRIGSESAAEHHMHLRL
- a CDS encoding methyltransferase domain-containing protein, which produces MTTHALSPRLQRAFRYFGYEIRRAEAPARAPRSDGDHLPSIKPFWPLPRKPGGPSDEAIRAAFARFDLWHYAHEFEGGLSFAAAHHHPGPHSNDPTRPLKRFAHFMPPLVEACGGSLAGKRVLDIACNSGFWSIQCALLGADVVGFDSRPELIEQADLVNSIVGATNVEFKVLDFWSMSPQALGGTFDVVLNLGILYHLPEPVSALRLTRDMARERIVLDTAVSPAGDASILLDWEEAHDVRSASSAGLVAYPSRGAIDLILRHIGASRWSEIPIRTDVPRDYRRGKRASWIIEV
- a CDS encoding ABC transporter ATP-binding protein encodes the protein MKNFWRFARHILRYRTTVALALMAATISAACFGAGIATIPIVLKAMLGATTRNLPDLVTEYNEKWNNIIPQQWIDLLPPDPFQGVLVVLCIVFALTIVGAFAKYFHTLLAMTACIRTVANIRKAAFYRVIHFPLRSIVADGTMDSISRIVRDSNQMSRGFTAITSKAVAELFKGVAALIVAFVLDWKMSLIALIGTPVLAGVVRYFSKRIKTASKKALRQAGLMLATITQSVQGIRVVKVHTAERQEVGRFNQANKRLLAAELSIRGAKALNSPVVEAITMIGIIVLGGISAWYILNGAADRTQALGALMALGAAGASVRPLTALTNDIYEAAAAADRLVQLLRTKVEKSRGDTRRRLDPHSASIEFRDVVFTYPNAQTPALNGIDLKIHYGEVVAFVGPNGCGKTTLLSLIPRLFDPDSGEVLIDGVNAHEVSLKSLRQQIGVVTQETVIFNDTITNNIGYGSGVIDKQRIVGAAHAALADEFIRAKPQGYDTIVGEQGVTLSGGQRQRIAIARAILRNPRILILDEATSMIDADSEAQINAVLDKFCKDRTSLVIAHRLSTVINADRIVVMNRGRIVDIGRHKDLLDRCALYQQLCRTQLTDTDAA